The sequence ATTTTGCCGGCAACCATAATGTTCTTGAAGATGTTCTTAGTTATAACTATCAAGAAGGAACACCATTAAAATTTGCTGAAGTAACAAATCTAACAGAAATAGTTAAAATAATTGAGGCAAAAATCGCTCAGTTTAAAGCTAAAACTCAACATAAGCAGCCTAAGGCTGCAGATGGCCAAGCTGCTCCTGAAGTGAAGCCAATCAGTACTCCAACTACTCCTCCACAAAGTGGGCAAGGAGAATCTCATAAAGAAGGAGATATGGTAACTACCACTGAAGCGTTAAAACAAGAGCAGCAGAAGTTGTATGATGATTTAGAGAAAGCAATAAAAAGTGGTACTGCTGATGGTGTTTCCAATGTGCTACATAGAAAAGGTCGCACAGATTTACTACGTGTTTTTAATGCTGAAAGTAATGGGTTATATAATCTTTTGAACTATACTACTCCTGAAGATCAAAAAATTGCTGAAAAGATTTTGGAAGCATCTGCTAGTGTTGGTATGAGAGAAAGCTTTGCGAGTCACTTATTCGATAAGATGTATGATAGTGTAGTATCTAATCAATCTAATAAAGAGAATGTTGCTGAAGGAATTTTGGAATTTGCCAAGATGAATAATATATATAGCACACTTTTTTCTTATTTAACCCATCAGTTTAAGTACAACGTTGTAAATAACCAAGGCCATGCAAATGAAATTTTTAATTTTGCTCAAAAAAAGAATGAGCAAAATCGTTTTCTTCGCGCTCTTAATGATATTTTGTATGACACTCTCATTAATAGGGAAAAAAATAAAGAAATTAAAGATGATATAGTTAGCATTTTTAATTTCGCTAGCACTAATAGTCTTCTTAATCATGCCAATAGACATATACTACATGGCTTTAGAGGAGATACATTATTACAATTTGCTCAACAAGAAGGCCTAACAGAAATAGTTACAATAATTGATGCACAAAATGCTGAATTTCAAGCTCCAGAACCACTTACTGCTGAGAACAAGCCAGCTTTTCCTGGACTCACTTCTGATAGGTCATTTCCTTTTCCGATGAGTGGACTGGGTGGCATAAGTGGAATGAGTGGCTATAATTCCCCTTCACATGGTGGATGGGATAGCAGCAACGAAACACCAACTTTTTTTAGCAAACACGGTGAAAAGATTGCTTTTGGTACTATTGGATTGCTATTAGTAATTGGTGGCGCTGTGCTTTGTGGATTTGGACAACTCGCTCTTGGAATTTCATTGCTCATTATGGGAGTAGTGCTAGCAGGAGCATTAGTAATGAAAGCAGAAAAAAGCCAAGAGATGTGGCATAAAGCTAGCGACAAATTAAGTGATTTGTTTGTTTCTAAGCAAGAACCAAATCCACGCAATCTCTAATATATAACTATTATAGTGCTTGTAAATACAAGCGCTATTTATCCAGTAAACAGAGGTGAATACTTGATATTATAAGTAAAAATTTTTAAGTCACTTTGAGCTAGCAGATAGATTTAAAGTAGAAGTTTTAGCCCATATAAGCCATCATTCTAGTATTATTAATTTTGTATTAATTCTACTGTAAATTTAATATATTATAATAAGTTAGCTAGATAATATGGTTGATTTATTAACAGAAATATGTAATAATTAAACTATATTTGTTTTTAAATGGAGAAGAAAACATGGTAACTACTATTGAAAAACTAACACCAGAGCAACAGACGTTGTATAATAATTTAAAGGATGCAATACAAAGTGGTGTTGCTGCTAATGTTGATAAGGTAATAAGTGCACAAACTCGCAATGCACAAACTCGCTCAGACTTATTGTCTGTTTTTAAAGCCAATCCAAAGTTATATGATCTTTTAAACTATACTACAGATAAAGGCAGAGAGGTTGCTTGGGTAATCAAAGGCAGAGCTGTGGCAATTGCTCTGGAATTTGGTCCAGAGTGTATGATGTATAGAAATTTTATGCATCACTTATGCAACAAGAGATATGATGCTGTAATATCTAATAATACTGCTGTTGCTGAAGGAATTTTGGAATTTGCCAAGCCCTATGGAATCGATCTACTCCTTCATTGGAATCTAAGAGATAGGTTTGAAGATGAGCTTAAGGATGCCATCTTAAGTAACAAGCAAAAACATGCGAATAAAATTTTTAGTTTTGCTAAAAACTACATTTGGCAAGAGAGCTTTATTGATTTTCTTGAGGATATTTTGCTTGATGCTATCCACCATAATAAAAAAGATAATGTAGTTGGCATTTTAAATTTTGCTAGCACTAATAATTTTCTTAAAGATGTTCTTAGTCGCAGATATATAGGAGGAACACCATTAGAATTTGCTAAACGAGAAAATCGAACACAAATAGTTAAAATAATTGAAGAAAAAATAAAAGAGGCTAAACTTGAACCTCAAGAACCACCTATTGATTCAGGCAGACCAGCTTTTCCTGAACCAACTTCTGATAGATCACTTCTTCCTCCACATGGTGAACAGGTTCAATCCAGCAAACCATCTGTCGATTCAGGCAGATCAGCTTTTCCTGGACTAACTTCTGATAGGTCATTTCCTTTTTCAATGAGTGGAATGGACAGCTATCATTATGGTGGATGGGATGACAGCGATGAAACACCAACTTTTTACAGCAAACACGGTGGAAAGATTGCTTTTGGTACTGTTGGATTACTATTAGTAATTGGTGGTGCTGTTCTAGCTTTTGTACTTGGACAACCTTTAATTGGAATAGCTGCAGCAGTAGCTGGAGCTGCTCTGCTGGCAACAGTGGTATTAGCAATAACAACAGAAAAAGGTCAAAAGATGTGGGATCAAGCTAGCGACAAATTAAGTGACAAATTAAGCGATTTGTTTGTTTCTAAGCAAGAATCAAATCTACGCAATATCTAATATAGAACTATTATAGTGCTTGTAAGTACAAGCACTATTTATTTCCATAAACGGAGGTGAGTACTCGGATTATCAAGATTACGCAATTCGATGATAAAAGAGGGAAACAGGTGCAAAGTTTTTCCTATGATGTTCTGTAATGCCATAAAGGTTAATGGCGTTAATGTGTTCTTTTGTTCCATATCCCTTATTTTTATGCCAATTATATTCTGGATGTTTATTATGCAGCTCTTGCATAAATCGATCTCTGGTTACTTTTGCAATTATTGAAGCTGCTGCAATTGATGTACTCAAATTATCGCCGTTTACTACGGACTGCACTTGCCATTTTACCTCAGGCGGTTGATTGCCATCAACCAAAACATAATCAAGCTCTAGGTTCAGATTTATCAACGCACGCTCCATTGAAAGTTTTGTCGCTTGTAAGATATTATATGAATTTATTTCCTCCACACTTGCTATTCCTATGCCAAATTTTGCAACGGATGTTATTTTTTCATATAGAACTTCCCTGAATTTAGGAGTCAATTTTTTCGAGTCGTTAATTCCATCAATAATTATATTTCTATCGGTAAACACCACCGCTGCAGACATTACTGGACCAGCGAGTGGCCCTCTACCCACTTCATCAACCCCTGCTATCATTCCGGATAACCTATTTTCTAATGTGAAGTCTGGGTATGTCATAAGTTTTTATAATAAGCAAGTTACTGCAAAAGCTGAAAAGATAACAGAAATTATCCAAAATTTCATAACTATTGTGTTTTCGGACCACCCTTTCTTCTCAAAGTGGTGATGTATTGGTGACATAAGGAAAATTCTTTCCCCCTGCCCATATCTAAATTTTGTATATTTAAAATATGATACCTGAATAATTACAGATAGAGTCTCTATCACAAAAATCGCTCCAATAACAGCAAAAAGCAATTCTCTTTTAATTAGTATGCTAGTTAATCCCAGTACTGCACCTATTGAAAGACTACCAACGTCACCCATAAATATTTTTGCTGGATGTGTGTTGAACCACAAGAAACTTAAAATTGCTCCTATAAATGCAATGCAGAATAAAATAATATTTATGTCTGCTTGAGTTATGTATGCAATTAGACCTAAAGAAGCAAAAGAAGTGATAGCTTGAGTTGCAGCAAGTCCATCCAAACCATCAGTAAGATTCACAGCATTGGAAGAGCCCACAATTACAAATGCAGCAAACGGAACATATAAATAGCCAAGGTCAATTATCATCTCTTTGAATAGGTACGTTTTCGTAAAGCCTTCAGCAGAGTATACGTTAAGTATAGACATACCAATCAGCGCGACAATAAATTGAATAAGTATTTTAGCTTTTCCATTTAAACCTCGATAGTGATTTGCCTTTAATTTTAAATAATCATCGATGAATCCAAGCAAAGCAAAACAGAGGGTTATAAATATTAAGAGCAGAATCTCAGGTGTTAACTGAGCTAAAAGTAAAATCGGAAATAAGGAAGAAATTAGTATTACTATTCCACCCATAGTCGGAATATCTTTTTTTGTAATCAAATGACTTTCTGGTCCGTATGGCCTAATTGGTTGCCCGCTTTTACTCAGTTCTTTTAGTAGCTTTATAAAATAAGGAAAAAGAATCAATCCAAAAATAAATGAGGTAAAAAATATTTTTGTGGTTAAAGTCATCTATCTCTTTAAAATTTATTATTATACCTGTTACTCACAAATGTTATAGCACATAAATATCTGCTATTTGGCATAAAAGTGTGTATGGTAAGAAATACTTTTCTTTTAAACATGAGTATGAAAAATTTGAATGACGCTATATCTAAAATCACTAACTATAAATTCACAAATGAGGCTATATTAGAAGAAGCATTGACTCACCCAAGTGTAAATAAAAGAAATAGCGAAAATCAGATTACAAGCTACGAAAGATTAGAGTTTTTGGGTGACAGCGTCTTGAACATGGTAGTATCTGCTATGCTGTTTAAATTATTTCCAGAAGAGCAAGAAGGAGCATTGGCAAAAAGAAAAACAGATTTAGTTTGTGGCAGCACCATTGCTAACGTTGCTAAAGAAATAGAATTAAGTGATCTTATCATCATGAATAATAGTGAACGCTGTAATGGAGGAAAATGTAACCTAAAAAATTTAGAAAATGCACTCGAAGCACTGATCGGTGCAATTTATATTGATGGTGGGTTCGAAAACGTTGAAAAATTTATCACTGAGCACTGGGAAAAGCTAGCTAAAAACACGCTCACCCCCCCTCAAGATCCTAAGACCTCATTGCAAGAATGGACTCAAAAAAGCAAGCTACCTTTACCAAAGTATGATCTGATAAAACAAACAGGGCCAGCTCATAGCCCTGAATTTACTATATCTGTTTACATAGAAAGTCATGGCAAGGTTTCTGCATGTGCTCCTAGCAAGAAAGTTGCTGAGCAAAAAGCTGCTGAATTAATGCTAGAGAAAATCGAAGAAGTGCTGAGCAAACCATACACGTCAAGCTAGGAAATGTAGAGAGATGAGTATAAGTTTTAAGGTTAGCTAAAGTGATTATACTATAATACATATATTAATAATATAATGGTTATTTTAGTTACAGGTAAATACCATGAGTGATACAATAAACTTTCTACTACCAGAAAATCAATATTACACTGATATTCTTTATGATGATGATCGTAACCTTCATGTCAATTTACTAAATACAACACAATTCAAAGGAATTATACATGAAAACAATAGCTTGATGTTTCCTGGTTGTGGTGAACCATATGAAGACGTATTAATGCAGAGGATACAAGTTGAAGATGACACTATAAAGATGGAATTACAAACTAAAGATAAAAAACATAGTCAAGTTATAAAAGAGGGTGCAGCTAAGTGTGGGTTTAAAGTGAAATAACTAAATTAGGTCTTATAATTAATTATAAGACCTATTAGCTATGCTCTTAATCTTCTTTCACAGCCCTGTATAACTAGTTATAAGCTATTTATTTCAATAATTTTCCTAATTTCCTTTACAGGCTTATTTGCATCTTGGTTCGATGTCATTCAAGTAGCTGATACTAGGATGGCTTTTGGTGCGATGCAACAAAACCGGATGAAACCAGTAGGGAACAGCTACTTAGTTGGATATTAACGACAAGCTTTAAGTCTTTTGAAATCTTCTTCAGCGTGATATGAAGAGCGAGTGAGTGGACTCGATGCAACTACTAAGAATCCCTTGGAATAGGCAGCATATTTATAATGCTCAAATTCTTCTGGAGTGACGTACCTATCAAGTTTTGCATGTTTTGGAGTTGGTTGTAAATATTGACCAATTGTAATAAAATCAACTTCAGCACTGCGTAAATCATCCATAACCTGAAATATCTCTTCTTTTGTTTCTCCAAGGCCAACCATAAACCCTGACTTTGTGAAAAGTTTAGGGTTAATTTGCTTAACAGTTTTGAGTAAGTACAAAGAATGAAAATAACGAGCTCTTGGCCTTATTTTTGCATATAACCTCGGCACTGTTTCGATGTTATGGTTATAGACATCGGGAGCAGCAATAGCAACTGCTTCAAACGCTCCTTCCTTATTCAAGAAATCAGGAGTTAAAATTTCTATCGTTGTTTCAGGGCTTGTCTTTCTAATTTCTTCTATGCATTTTATAAATTGATTCGCACCGCCATCTGGCAAATCATCGCGGTCAACAGAAGTAATAACCACATGCTTTAAGTTTAATTTCTTTATAGCTTTTGCAAGATTTTCTGGCTCGTGTGGATCTAATTTGTCTGGGATTCCAGTTGCAACATTGCAAAATGCACAAGCACGTGTACAAACAGAGCCGAGAATCATAACAGTAGCGTGACGTTTATTCCAACATTCACCAATATTTGGACATGCAGCCTCTTCACAGACTGTATGCAATTTATGTAATCTAACAGTATTTAATGTTTCATTGAATACTTCACCGGTTGGAGCTTTTGCTCTGAGCCACTGAGGTTTACTATGCATAGCTTATACTGATGCAACTTGCTGCTTCGCTAAGACCTTCTTTAACCTTCTCTTTATTTTTTGTGCTTCTTCGCTTAATTTAATTGTTCTTGTGTTGAGCAAAAAAGCATCAAGATCACCTTTATAATCTATAGTCCTCAAAGTTCTTGTTGCAATACGAAAACTGAATTTTTTATTCAATATATCACTCATCAACGTAACCTTATGTAAATTCAAAAGAAACGTACGTTTTGTTTTACGGTTTGAATGTGATACCTTATTACCGAAAGATTTTTTTCTATTTGTTAATTCGCAAACTCTACTCACTTTGATATTACCGAAGTTACTATATAACTTGAGGTTACCTTATATCGTAAAAAAGTCAATACTCTCTTGCTTAATTTTTATACCATATACCGCTTTATAGCCAAAAAATACTGTGATTTTTTCTATTATGAGAGAAATCATATGCTGAATTTCTAATGCTTTACTGCCATTTGTTACTACAAGGTGTAATACACCAGAATTGATATTTTGCGCGTACGAAATCTTTTTTGGCTTTGTACACTCCGCAATTTCTGCTCCCACTATATTTTTCCAGTTTAAAATAAGACGTATTTCATTTGTACTGATCTTATTCCTCATGCACTTAAGTGCATAGTTTTCTATTATAGACTTTAACTTTTTAGGACCTCTTGTTTTAAGCATTTTTCTATTATTAATCAGATTCTTTCATAATCACAAGATAGTGAGTAAGTTAAAATTTTCTAGCTTTTATGCTCCCGCAGGCTTTTTCTTGTTACAACCACTGTATCTGCAATCTTATCATGCCAAGTTTGGCAGCGCTTACTGAAGTTTGCCCATATAAAGCCTAAAAACAATGGTGCAACTGAGAGTATAATGGAGAAAAATCGCTTAGTTGCTTGTTTCAGAGTCATTTTTTCAAAAGTGTTTGAATCCACAACCCTCATTCCAAGTAATAATTTCCCAGGTGTAGCAGCAAACCTTATCCACATATAGGCTACATAGCTAAAGAGCATAGCAGATTGGACTATTTGATTTAAGATCATTAATTTAATAAGCCTATTTTGTACTATCTTCTCTTCTGCAGATAACTCTACCATTGGATATTTTGCAGCAATTTGACTTAATATTTTACCATCTTCTGAACGCATAAAAATCTGATTTAAAGCTTGGCTACAAAACTGTAAAATCAAAACAATAATAATTAAATCAAGCAATACTGATAGATAGCGTCTAAGCCCTGTTACGTAGCATATTCCATTTTCATCTTTTTTTACCTTTTGAATAACACTTATAGAAGAGAGAATAGAAAATAAACGTTCAAAAAATTTATGTAACATATATACGGTTTCCAATATTTTTACGTGCCCCTGGCCGGACTTGAACCAGCACACTCTCACGAGCAGCAGATTTTGAGTCTGCCGTGTCTACCATTCCACCACAGGGGCCTTAAGTTTTAATGCTATAGTCAACACAAAATTAGTCAAATTCTTTCCTGAAAATTTGCTTTAATTTTCTCTACGATTTGGTATATAATTAGCTTTTTAACTATTTGGACATGGCTGGTCATTCACAATTTTCAAATATAAAACACCGTAAGGGTGCACAGGATGCAAAGCGTTCTCAAAAATTTACAAAGCTGATTAGAGAGATAACAGTTGCTGCGAAGCAAGGGCTGTCTGACCCAGAACTAAACCCACGCCTTCGCTCTGCTATATTTGCTGCACGTAAAGAAAATTTACCAAAAGATAAAATAGAGTTAGCAATAAAGAATGCAGCTGGTAATATTGCAGGAGAAAATTACGAGGAAATACAATATGAAGGCCACGGACCTTTTGCTACTTCATTTATTGTTCATATTCTGACAAACAATCGCAATCGCACTGCTTCTGAGGTGCGTTATATCTTTTCTCGCAAAGGTGGAAATTTAGGAGAAACAGGAAGCGTTAGTTATCTTTTTGATCATGTCGGCTTGATCGTTTATAAAGCAGAAGGCACAAATTTTGAGGATCTATTTAATCATGGAATCGAATTAGAGGTGCTCAATGTTGAGGAAAATAATGCAGAAGAAGTATATGTTATAACTTGCGCGGTTAAAGATTTTGGTAAAGTACGTGATGCCTTTTATGAAAAATTTGGAGAGCCAGAACTTGCTCGACTTTCATGGCAGCCAAAAGATTTGATTGAAATTAGCGATAAAGAGTTGATTGATAAATTATCTGCATTAGTTGAAGAGCTAGAAGATAACGATGATGTACAATATGTAGAAGGTAATTTTACTTTTGTTGGTAGTATATGAAGTTGATTACATTTATATTGCTTTGTATTTTACCATTACACACCGCTAAAGCAACAACAGATCTCTCTGTGTCATTCCAGCGCGTGACGCTGGAATCCAGAAAAAAAGAAGATATGGATCTAAGTAGTCAAGCTACTAGGATGACAGAAAGCACAGTAGGAAGTCTAAATAAGTCTAAAAATGGCAAACTTTTCATAAAGCCTTTAAATGGTGATTATCGTATATCTTCAAAATTTGGTAATAGAAAGCATCCTATTCGTGGCAAAATTGCTTTTCATAAAGGGGTGGACTATGCAGCTAAGCTTGGTACTCCAATACACGCTACTGCGGAAGGTGTGATAGAATATATAGGGAATAACGGCGGCTATGGAAAGTATATAAGGATAAAGCACACAAGTGAGTATTCAACCTGCTATGCACACATAAGTAGATTTAATAATAATGTAAAATTAGGCTCTAAAGTAAAGCAGGGGGAAGTCATTGCTTATGTGGGTAGCACTGGTGCTGCAACAGGACCTCACTTGCATTATGAGATTATACACAACGGTAAACATATAGATCCACTGACAGTAGGGCACACGAAGCTGAAGTGAAGCTGGTTGACAGTAAATTAAAGGAATTTAAACTACTTGTAGCTAGGGTAGGTAATGAACCAAAGGGGGACCAATAATGGAAAAAAGCGAAATAAATGACAGAAGTTTAAGACGAGTAAATTTTTGGCCTATGTTAATATTATGGCTAATTGCGTTAATAGTTGCTGCGTCATACAATGTTGAAGTTGGTATTGCAATTGGAGCTGCTTCAGCATTTCTTTTTTATCTGGGATTTTTTATTAATAACCCTAACGAAGCAAGGGTGATAGAATTTTTTGGTCATTATATTGGCACTTATTTTCAGTCAGGCATGGCTATAACAATTCCATTTACAATGAAGTATATTGTTTCCTTGAAATTTCATAATATCAATACAGAAAAAATTAAAGTAAATGATGCAAATGGCAATCCAATTGAAATTTCAGCCGTAATTGTTTGGAGAGTGAATAGTCCAGCAAAAGCGTATTATAACGTCAGTAATTATCATGAGTTTGTTTTTGTGCAAAGTGATTCAGTAATAAGAGAGTTAGCAAGTAATTATCCATATGATAGTGAAAGCGATGAGGAATCTTTACGAAAAAATTCCGATAAAATTTCAGATGAACTGCGGTCTATGTTGCAGTATAGACTGGATATTGCAGGAATTGAAATTACGGAAGCCA is a genomic window of Wolbachia endosymbiont of Folsomia candida containing:
- a CDS encoding YebC/PmpR family DNA-binding transcriptional regulator; the encoded protein is MAGHSQFSNIKHRKGAQDAKRSQKFTKLIREITVAAKQGLSDPELNPRLRSAIFAARKENLPKDKIELAIKNAAGNIAGENYEEIQYEGHGPFATSFIVHILTNNRNRTASEVRYIFSRKGGNLGETGSVSYLFDHVGLIVYKAEGTNFEDLFNHGIELEVLNVEENNAEEVYVITCAVKDFGKVRDAFYEKFGEPELARLSWQPKDLIEISDKELIDKLSALVEELEDNDDVQYVEGNFTFVGSI
- the rpmB gene encoding 50S ribosomal protein L28, whose product is MSRVCELTNRKKSFGNKVSHSNRKTKRTFLLNLHKVTLMSDILNKKFSFRIATRTLRTIDYKGDLDAFLLNTRTIKLSEEAQKIKRRLKKVLAKQQVASV
- a CDS encoding RDD family protein, whose amino-acid sequence is MLHKFFERLFSILSSISVIQKVKKDENGICYVTGLRRYLSVLLDLIIIVLILQFCSQALNQIFMRSEDGKILSQIAAKYPMVELSAEEKIVQNRLIKLMILNQIVQSAMLFSYVAYMWIRFAATPGKLLLGMRVVDSNTFEKMTLKQATKRFFSIILSVAPLFLGFIWANFSKRCQTWHDKIADTVVVTRKSLREHKS
- the mraY gene encoding phospho-N-acetylmuramoyl-pentapeptide-transferase, with translation MTLTTKIFFTSFIFGLILFPYFIKLLKELSKSGQPIRPYGPESHLITKKDIPTMGGIVILISSLFPILLLAQLTPEILLLIFITLCFALLGFIDDYLKLKANHYRGLNGKAKILIQFIVALIGMSILNVYSAEGFTKTYLFKEMIIDLGYLYVPFAAFVIVGSSNAVNLTDGLDGLAATQAITSFASLGLIAYITQADINIILFCIAFIGAILSFLWFNTHPAKIFMGDVGSLSIGAVLGLTSILIKRELLFAVIGAIFVIETLSVIIQVSYFKYTKFRYGQGERIFLMSPIHHHFEKKGWSENTIVMKFWIISVIFSAFAVTCLL
- a CDS encoding DUF721 domain-containing protein, with amino-acid sequence MLKTRGPKKLKSIIENYALKCMRNKISTNEIRLILNWKNIVGAEIAECTKPKKISYAQNINSGVLHLVVTNGSKALEIQHMISLIIEKITVFFGYKAVYGIKIKQESIDFFTI
- the rnc gene encoding ribonuclease III, which produces MKNLNDAISKITNYKFTNEAILEEALTHPSVNKRNSENQITSYERLEFLGDSVLNMVVSAMLFKLFPEEQEGALAKRKTDLVCGSTIANVAKEIELSDLIIMNNSERCNGGKCNLKNLENALEALIGAIYIDGGFENVEKFITEHWEKLAKNTLTPPQDPKTSLQEWTQKSKLPLPKYDLIKQTGPAHSPEFTISVYIESHGKVSACAPSKKVAEQKAAELMLEKIEEVLSKPYTSS
- a CDS encoding ribonuclease HII, with amino-acid sequence MTYPDFTLENRLSGMIAGVDEVGRGPLAGPVMSAAVVFTDRNIIIDGINDSKKLTPKFREVLYEKITSVAKFGIGIASVEEINSYNILQATKLSMERALINLNLELDYVLVDGNQPPEVKWQVQSVVNGDNLSTSIAAASIIAKVTRDRFMQELHNKHPEYNWHKNKGYGTKEHINAINLYGITEHHRKNFAPVSLFYHRIA
- the lipA gene encoding lipoyl synthase — encoded protein: MHSKPQWLRAKAPTGEVFNETLNTVRLHKLHTVCEEAACPNIGECWNKRHATVMILGSVCTRACAFCNVATGIPDKLDPHEPENLAKAIKKLNLKHVVITSVDRDDLPDGGANQFIKCIEEIRKTSPETTIEILTPDFLNKEGAFEAVAIAAPDVYNHNIETVPRLYAKIRPRARYFHSLYLLKTVKQINPKLFTKSGFMVGLGETKEEIFQVMDDLRSAEVDFITIGQYLQPTPKHAKLDRYVTPEEFEHYKYAAYSKGFLVVASSPLTRSSYHAEEDFKRLKACR
- a CDS encoding SPFH domain-containing protein; the protein is MEKSEINDRSLRRVNFWPMLILWLIALIVAASYNVEVGIAIGAASAFLFYLGFFINNPNEARVIEFFGHYIGTYFQSGMAITIPFTMKYIVSLKFHNINTEKIKVNDANGNPIEISAVIVWRVNSPAKAYYNVSNYHEFVFVQSDSVIRELASNYPYDSESDEESLRKNSDKISDELRSMLQYRLDIAGIEITEARISHLAYASEIAQAMLKRQQAHAITSARRYIVQNAIVIVEEVMDHFKKNKSIQLDEKQKAQLINNLLITLISDHDTQPTISLDNN